The genomic segment TTTCCCAACACTTTTGTGCCGGGCAGAAACCTTTTCTTTCTGAGTATTGCGGCCGTGTTTGCCCGCGAGCGTGGGGTGAGACACATCGTTACGGGCGTGTCGCAAACGGATTTTAGCGGATACCCCGATTGCCGCGACTCGTTCATTAAGTCGCTGAATGTTACGCTGAATCTGGCTATGGACGAGCAGTTTGTGCTCCACACGCCACTGATGTGGATTGACAAAGCGCAGACATGGGCGCTGGCCGACGAACTGGGGGTGTTCGACATTGTATGCAACGAAACGCTGACCTGCTACAACGGTATACCTGCCGACGGCTGTGGCCATTGTCCCGCCTGCAAGCTCCGCAAACAGGGGTTGGAAGAGTATCTGGAAGCAAAGGCGGCCCTTTAGATAAGGAGTTATAAGATATTTCCGAGCCGGATAATTGAGGCATGATGCAGCTGCGGCATAGATATAGAGAAGCGGAAAGAACAGAACGTTTAATAATTAGCAAAAGGACTATGACTGAATTAAAAGATCAACTGTCTCTGCTGGGACAGAAAACGGAGTACAAGCAGGATTATGC from the uncultured Bacteroides sp. genome contains:
- the queC gene encoding 7-cyano-7-deazaguanine synthase QueC, whose amino-acid sequence is MSDAAVVLFSGGQDSTTCLFWAKEHFKTVYALSFVYGQKHVHEVDLARGIAERAGVKFEVMDATFISRLGRNSLTDTTLTMDQEKPADSFPNTFVPGRNLFFLSIAAVFARERGVRHIVTGVSQTDFSGYPDCRDSFIKSLNVTLNLAMDEQFVLHTPLMWIDKAQTWALADELGVFDIVCNETLTCYNGIPADGCGHCPACKLRKQGLEEYLEAKAAL